From one Populus alba chromosome 17, ASM523922v2, whole genome shotgun sequence genomic stretch:
- the LOC118056092 gene encoding poly(ADP-ribose) glycohydrolase 1 isoform X2, with protein MEGMVNREDLKSMLPFLPLLLGSSNLFWPSQVVKSLETLSKGPLYSKVDSGELLFNAISHIRDSLALPSLQPVAPFAHGGYALFFDELISRAEASKWFEEVVPALANLLLRLPSLLESHYQDADYLFNGVGTGLRLLGSQEAGIVFLGQELVAALLTCAFFCLFPVSDRGSKRLPTINFDNLFEDIYESYSKKQENKIKCIMHYFERICSSMPEGFVSFERKVLLLEQLPLCVSYPEADFWSKSVVSLCPFEVHSSGFIEDQSNGALEVDFANKYLGGGALRSGCLQEEIRFMISPELIAGMLFLPCMEDNEAIEIVGAERFSNYTGEANKAFCGFLDQSNCDHHKSPFQDGGSQGSQCMETDKDTNVVVKDFPMDEAPSTSVEIAMNRGEYINQVIGYSDKKGSWCLDLEDKIGIATGNWGCGAFGGDPELKTMIQWLAASQAARPSVSYYTFGIKSLQNLNQVSQWILSHEWTVGDLWNMLVEYSSRRFNKETNLGFFAWLLPTLFAHDAKMSNLTSTP; from the exons ATGGAGGGAATGGTGAACAGAGAAGATTTGAAGTCGATGCTACCGTTTCTGCCTTTACTACTTGGCTCATCAAATCTGTTTTGGCCATCCCAAGTGGTTAAATCACTCGAAACCCTCTCAAAAGGACCTCTTTACAGCAAAGTTGACTCAGGTGAACTGCTTTTCAATGCCATTTCCCATATCAGAGATTCTCttgctctcccttctctgcAACCTGTCGCTCCTTTTGCCCATGGAGGTTATGCTCTCTTCTTTGACGAG CTAATTTCCCGGGCAGAGGCTTCAAAATGGTTTGAAGAGGTTGTCCCAGCGTTGGCTAACTTGCTCTTGAGATTGCCATCTCTTTTAGAGTCTCACTATCAAGATGCTGATTACTTGTTTAATGGTGTCGGAACTGGCCTTCGCTTGTTGGGTTCACAAGAAGCTGGCATAGTGTTCCTTGGCCAG GAATTGGTTGCTGCTCTCCTCACATGTGCgttcttttgtttgtttcctgTCTCTGATAGAGGTTCAAAACGTCTTCcaacaataaattttgataatttgtttgA GGATATATATGAGAGTTACAGTAAAAAGCAGGAGAACAAAATAAAGTGTATTATGCATTATTTTGAAAGGATATGTTCATCTATGCCTGAGGGCTTTGTCTCCTTTGAGAGGAAGGTTCTTCTTTTAGAACAACTTCCTTTGTGTGTTTCTTATCCCGAGGCAGATTTTTGGAGCAAATCTGTTGTTTCTCTCTGCCCTTTTGAG GTCCATAGTTCAGGCTTCATAGAAGACCAATCCAATGGAGCTCTTGAAGTTGATTTTGCTAACAAGTATCTCGGAGGTGGTGCTCTTCGTAGTGGCTGCTTGCAG GAAGAGATACGGTTCATGATCAGTCCTGAGTTAATTGCTGGAATGCTTTTCTTACCTTGCATGGAAGACAATGAGGCGATTGAAATTGTTGGTGCTGAAAGATTCTCAAACTACACAGG GGAGGCTAACAAGGCATTCTGTGGCTTTTTGGATCAATCTAATTGTGACCATCACAAAAGCCCGTTTCAAGATGGTGGCTCACAAGGTTCTCAGTGTATGGAAACTGATAAAGACACTAATGTTGTGGTGAAGGACTTTCCG ATGGATGAAGCCCCCTCAACTTCTGTTGAAATTGCAATGAACAGAGGAGAATATATAAACCAAGTGATTGGATATTCTGACAAGAAGGGTAGTTGGTGTCTTGACCTTGAAGATAAAATCGGTATTGCTACAGGGAATTGGGGGTGCGGAGCTTTTGGTGGAGATCCTGAACTAAAGACCATGATTCAGTGGCTTGCAGCTTCCCAG GCAGCAAGACCTTCTGTTTCGTACTACACATTTGGCATTAAATCGTTGCAGAACCTGAATCAG GTGAGTCAATGGATTCTGTCACATGAATGGACGGTGGGAGACCTTTGGAATATGCTGGTGGAGTACTCTTCTCGGAGATTCAACAAGGAAACTAACTTGGGTTTCTTTGCATGGTTGCTTCCTACCCTATTTGCTCACGATGCTAAGATGTCAAATTTGACAAGTACACCTTAA
- the LOC118056073 gene encoding uncharacterized protein: MNQSSSKTHNQKCPSAALPEQPTKIRRRKKQQHHQPSFRRNALQDLNNGGIDTTSIDNSSNASSLSSIEAPRGCLRFFLSHSSSSSSSAKTPFSSSSNQRLTKVKPSRTPKSAPSMRPTKEKPISKKVEKGKRNHPPCLYQWQSGKKRASSRNEVGDSKVSSFLDSSGSLVKNKLKSGPGELKKVMIDGVCEGSGANLTPLCKVGSGSGLNLGVGGKVMNDDCYEKSSNGKAESNSTSSNTKTPPVQPSVSPEIQCGSSMKLMTVETITPATCYGAGHVVSGVTDKRKCRPRGILAGGEAKALGSFDSDDDIKQANDVGLIENSDVSMLPLPIDASMHWLLSPCDEKDEGQKDNSRNRSRRFRRLEERAIHNSPASPSSGYGGFSPELCNTSANRSISTVSAGRRSASLLSPSALPVPQFQGFLGTPLCDNFPVSSLEEETENRHFTDGENSPFSIGSLGSGNIIQTPQSDTSCDRRVGASGTQVDGKRKKCNFDSDLNSVAEQLQMTSLSPMSHASVWDPTNSSFRFDSLTMPSNSVDLSKFHKILEDRNSWFSNSTIENVSQSQMRISWREGLMSRMFEMDEFDCCRYLSDEEDDGNVCNIDCLKSHKSPQLNVEAATDHISINGIGSTEFVKKEQDTGGKTKDGLPSQPPCSCAESISTDGGGLVRSDDSDWTLCYKNHLFQA, translated from the coding sequence ATGAACCAATCATCATCAAAAACCCACAACCAAAAATGCCCATCTGCAGCATTACCAGAACAACCCACCAAGATTCGAAGGAGAAAGAAACAGCAGCATCATCAGCCAAGTTTTAGAAGAAACGCACTTCAAGATCTCAACAATGGTGGCATTGACACCACCAGCATTGACAATAGCAGCAATGCTTCTTCTTTATCCTCCATTGAAGCTCCTAGGGGCTGTCTCAGGTTCTTTCTCTCTcactcttcttcctcttccagtTCTGCAAAAACCCCttttagtagtagtagtaatcaACGACTGACAAAAGTAAAGCCCTCGAGAACTCCTAAGTCAGCTCCTAGTATGAGACCCACGAAGGAGAAACCCATTTCAAAAAAGGTGGAGAAGGGGAAGAGAAACCACCCGCCATGTCTATACCAGTGGCAATCTGGTAAAAAACGCGCTTCCTCTAGGAATGAAGTTGGTGATTCTAAAGTCTCTTCCTTTTTGGATTCAAGTGGCAGTCTTGTGAAAAATAAGCTGAAATCTGGGCCTGGAGAGTTAAAAAAGGTGATGATCGATGGAGTTTGTGAGGGTAGTGGAGCCAATTTGACTCCTTTGTGTAAAGTGGGAAGCGGGTCTGGTTTGAATTTAGGAGTTGGTGGTAAGGTTATGAATGATGATTGTTATGAGAAATCATCAAACGGTAAAGCTGAGTCAAACTCGACAAGTAGCAATACCAAGACCCCTCCAGTTCAGCCCTCAGTATCACCAGAGATACAATGTGGGTCATCTATGAAGTTGATGACAGTGGAAACGATTACTCCTGCTACTTGTTACGGTGCTGGTCATGTTGTGTCGGGGGTTACTGACAAGAGGAAATGTAGGCCTAGAGGGATACTCGCAGGAGGAGAAGCTAAAGCTCTTGGTAGTTTTGATAGCGATGATGATATTAAACAAGCGAATGATGTAGGGCTTATCGAAAATTCTGATGTTTCTATGTTGCCTTTGCCTATTGACGCTTCAATGCATTGGCTTTTATCACCTTGTGATGAGAAGGATGAGGGTCAGAAGGACAATTCTCGGAACAGGTCACGCCGTTTTAGGAGATTGGAGGAGCGTGCCATACACAACTCTCCTGCTTCACCTTCATCTGGCTATGGTGGTTTTTCACCGGAGTTGTGCAATACCAGTGCGAACAGGAGTATTTCTACTGTTAGTGCTGGGAGGAGGAGTGCTTCTTTGCTTTCTCCCAGTGCGCTCCCTGTCCCTCAGTTTCAAGGATTTCTGGGAACTCCTTTATGCGATAACTTTCCTGTTTCATCCTTAGAAGAAGAGACGGAGAATCGACATTTCACTGATGGAGAGAATTCCCCATTCTCCATAGGCTCGTTGGGTAGTGGAAATATAATTCAAACTCCCCAATCTGATACTAGCTGTGATAGACGAGTCGGTGCGTCTGGGACACAAGTAGATGGCAAGAGAAAGAAATGTAACTTTGATTCTGATCTCAATTCAGTGGCTGAGCAGCTTCAGATGACTAGTTTATCTCCCATGAGCCATGCGTCAGTATGGGATCCAACCAATTCAAGTTTCCGGTTTGATTCTCTGACCATGCCTTCCAATTCAGTCGATCTTTCCAAGTTTCACAAAATTTTGGAAGATCGGAATTCTTGGTTTTCTAATTCTACAATCGAGAATGTATCACAATCTCAGATGAGAATATCTTGGAGGGAAGGGTTGATGAGTCGTATGTTTGAGATGGATGAGTTTGATTGTTGTAGATACTTGTCTGATGAAGAGGACGATGGCAATGTCTGCAATATTGATTGCTTAAAATCTCATAAGAGTCCTCAGCTCAACGTTGAGGCCGCAACTGATCACATTTCAATTAATGGTATTGGATCTACTGAATTTGTAAAGAAGGAACAGGATACAGGTGGCAAAACCAAGGATGGCCTCCCTTCACAGCCACCATGTTCGTGTGCAGAGTCCATAAGCACCGATGGAGGTGGTCTTGTTCGTTCAGATGATTCAGATTGGACCCTATGCTACAAGAACCATTTGTTTCAAGCATAA
- the LOC118056092 gene encoding poly(ADP-ribose) glycohydrolase 1 isoform X1 gives MEGMVNREDLKSMLPFLPLLLGSSNLFWPSQVVKSLETLSKGPLYSKVDSGELLFNAISHIRDSLALPSLQPVAPFAHGGYALFFDELISRAEASKWFEEVVPALANLLLRLPSLLESHYQDADYLFNGVGTGLRLLGSQEAGIVFLGQELVAALLTCAFFCLFPVSDRGSKRLPTINFDNLFEDIYESYSKKQENKIKCIMHYFERICSSMPEGFVSFERKVLLLEQLPLCVSYPEADFWSKSVVSLCPFEVHSSGFIEDQSNGALEVDFANKYLGGGALRSGCLQEEIRFMISPELIAGMLFLPCMEDNEAIEIVGAERFSNYTGYASSFCFSGDHVDKRNVDGFRRCKTRIVAIDALCRAGMRQYKCTYLLREANKAFCGFLDQSNCDHHKSPFQDGGSQGSQCMETDKDTNVVVKDFPMDEAPSTSVEIAMNRGEYINQVIGYSDKKGSWCLDLEDKIGIATGNWGCGAFGGDPELKTMIQWLAASQAARPSVSYYTFGIKSLQNLNQVSQWILSHEWTVGDLWNMLVEYSSRRFNKETNLGFFAWLLPTLFAHDAKMSNLTSTP, from the exons ATGGAGGGAATGGTGAACAGAGAAGATTTGAAGTCGATGCTACCGTTTCTGCCTTTACTACTTGGCTCATCAAATCTGTTTTGGCCATCCCAAGTGGTTAAATCACTCGAAACCCTCTCAAAAGGACCTCTTTACAGCAAAGTTGACTCAGGTGAACTGCTTTTCAATGCCATTTCCCATATCAGAGATTCTCttgctctcccttctctgcAACCTGTCGCTCCTTTTGCCCATGGAGGTTATGCTCTCTTCTTTGACGAG CTAATTTCCCGGGCAGAGGCTTCAAAATGGTTTGAAGAGGTTGTCCCAGCGTTGGCTAACTTGCTCTTGAGATTGCCATCTCTTTTAGAGTCTCACTATCAAGATGCTGATTACTTGTTTAATGGTGTCGGAACTGGCCTTCGCTTGTTGGGTTCACAAGAAGCTGGCATAGTGTTCCTTGGCCAG GAATTGGTTGCTGCTCTCCTCACATGTGCgttcttttgtttgtttcctgTCTCTGATAGAGGTTCAAAACGTCTTCcaacaataaattttgataatttgtttgA GGATATATATGAGAGTTACAGTAAAAAGCAGGAGAACAAAATAAAGTGTATTATGCATTATTTTGAAAGGATATGTTCATCTATGCCTGAGGGCTTTGTCTCCTTTGAGAGGAAGGTTCTTCTTTTAGAACAACTTCCTTTGTGTGTTTCTTATCCCGAGGCAGATTTTTGGAGCAAATCTGTTGTTTCTCTCTGCCCTTTTGAG GTCCATAGTTCAGGCTTCATAGAAGACCAATCCAATGGAGCTCTTGAAGTTGATTTTGCTAACAAGTATCTCGGAGGTGGTGCTCTTCGTAGTGGCTGCTTGCAG GAAGAGATACGGTTCATGATCAGTCCTGAGTTAATTGCTGGAATGCTTTTCTTACCTTGCATGGAAGACAATGAGGCGATTGAAATTGTTGGTGCTGAAAGATTCTCAAACTACACAGG GTACgcctcttctttttgtttttctggtgACCATGTGGACAAAAGGAATGTTGATGGTTTCAGAAGATGTAAAACCAGGATTGTTGCCATTGATGCATTATGCAGGGCAGGGATGAGACAATATAAGTGCACATACCTGCTTCG GGAGGCTAACAAGGCATTCTGTGGCTTTTTGGATCAATCTAATTGTGACCATCACAAAAGCCCGTTTCAAGATGGTGGCTCACAAGGTTCTCAGTGTATGGAAACTGATAAAGACACTAATGTTGTGGTGAAGGACTTTCCG ATGGATGAAGCCCCCTCAACTTCTGTTGAAATTGCAATGAACAGAGGAGAATATATAAACCAAGTGATTGGATATTCTGACAAGAAGGGTAGTTGGTGTCTTGACCTTGAAGATAAAATCGGTATTGCTACAGGGAATTGGGGGTGCGGAGCTTTTGGTGGAGATCCTGAACTAAAGACCATGATTCAGTGGCTTGCAGCTTCCCAG GCAGCAAGACCTTCTGTTTCGTACTACACATTTGGCATTAAATCGTTGCAGAACCTGAATCAG GTGAGTCAATGGATTCTGTCACATGAATGGACGGTGGGAGACCTTTGGAATATGCTGGTGGAGTACTCTTCTCGGAGATTCAACAAGGAAACTAACTTGGGTTTCTTTGCATGGTTGCTTCCTACCCTATTTGCTCACGATGCTAAGATGTCAAATTTGACAAGTACACCTTAA
- the LOC118056094 gene encoding 2-alkenal reductase (NADP(+)-dependent)-like isoform X1, producing the protein MDTDGGSSSETVQVRNKKFLLKHHINGLPKESDLHVTTETVVLKVPQGSNTVLVKVLYLSIEPYQYIRSRNIENPVVFSSYPPGSVITSYGVGRVLNSGHPGYKKGDLVWGTTGSEEYSLITEPETLFKIPDTDVPLSYYLGVLGMPGLTAYVGFYEFCAPKKGENVFISSAFGAVGQLVGQLAKLMGCYVVGSAGSKEKVDLLKNKLGFDDAFNYKEEKNLDAALKRYFPEGIDIFFDNVGGKIIDAVLLNMRLHGRIALCGMVSQYPLDDPEGIKNLMCIIYQRLRVEGFVVFDYFHLFPKFWDFMLPYIREGKIACVEDIAQGLDSCPAALEGLFTGRNHGKKVIIVSQE; encoded by the exons ATGGACACAGATGGTGGTAGTTCTAGTGAAACTGTACAGGTGAGAAACAAGAAGTTTTTGCTGAAACATCACATCAATGGTTTGCCCAAAGAATCAGACCTTCATGTCACAACTGAAACTGTGGTGTTGAAAGTTCCACAAGGTTCAAACACAGTTCTTGTCAAGGTTCTTTACTTGTCCATTGAGCCATATCAGTATATTCGATCAAGAAATATCGAAAACCCTGTTGTCTTCTCTTCCTATCCTCCTGGCTCT GTGATCACCAGTTATGGAGTGGGTAGGGTTTTGAACTCCGGACACCCTGGCTACAAAAAGGGTGATCTTGTTTGGGGAACAACTGGAAGTGAAGAATACAGTCTGATTACAGAACCTGAAACCCTCTTTAAAATACCAGACACGGATGTGCCCCTCTCTTACTATTTGGGTGTTCTTG GTATGCCTGGTTTGACTGCTTACGTTGGTTTCTATGAATTTTGTGCACCAAAGAAAGGTGAAAATGTTTTCATTTCTTCAGCATTTGGTGCTGTAGGCCAGCTTGTTGGGCAGCTAGCAAAATTGATGGGTTGCTATGTTGTTGGTAGTGCTGGAAGTAAAGAAAAG GTTGATTTGTTGAAGAACAAGTTAGGGTTTGACGACGCTTTCAATTACAAGGAAGAGAAAAACTTGGATGCAGCATTGAAGAG GTACTTTCCTGAAGGCATTGACATTTTCTTTGATAATGTTGGTGGAAAGATAATTGATGCAGTTCTATTAAACATGAGGCTCCATGGACGCATTGCTCTCTGTGGAATGGTTTCACAATACCCACTCGATGATCCAGAAGGCATAAAAAACCTGATGTGCATCATCTACCAGCGGCTTCGTGTGGAAGGATTTGTTGTCTTTGACTACTTTCATCTTTTTCCCAAGTTCTGGGACTTCATGCTCCCTTATATCAGAGAAGGAAAGATAGCGTGCGTGGAAGACATAGCTCAAGGCCTTGATAGCTGCCCAGCTGCTCTGGAAGGACTTTTTACTGGCAGAAATCATGGAAAGAAAGTTATTATAGTTTCTCAAGAATAA
- the LOC118056095 gene encoding 2-alkenal reductase (NADP(+)-dependent)-like — protein MESDDGEVVSNKQVIFKDYVPGVLKESDMYITTSTITLKVPEDCTNGVLVKNLYLSCDPYMRNRMRNFQGSYISPLKPGSPISGRGVAKVLDSRHPDYKKGDYIWGMTGWEEYSLITATETLFKIHDKDVPLSYYIGILGMPGLTAYAGFYEICSPKKGEFVFISAASGAVGQLVGQFAKLLGCYVVGSAGSKDKVDLLKNKFGFDDAFNYKEELDLDAALKRYFPDGIDIYFENVGGKMLDAVLLNMRVRGRISVCGMVSQYNLEHPEGVHNLMHLVPKRIHMEGFLVYDFFHLFPKYLDMVLPYIKRGKIVYVEDIAEGLENAPAALTGLFAGRNIGKQVVAVSHE, from the exons ATGGAGAGTGATGATGGTGAAGTGGTGAGCAACAAGCAAGTGATCTTCAAGGACTACGTGCCTGGTGTTCTTAAAGAGTCAGACATGTACATCACTACCAGTACTATCACACTCAAGGTCCCAGAAGATTGTACTAACGGTGTTCTTGTAAAAAATCTTTACTTGTCTTGTGATCCTTACATGAGAAACCGAATGAGAAACTTTCAGGGCTCTTATATTTCTCCCTTGAAGCCTGGCTCG CCTATTAGTGGGCGTGGAGTGGCTAAAGTTTTGGATTCAAGGCATCCGGATTATAAAAAGGGTGACTACATTTGGGGAATGACTGGATGGGAAGAGTACAGTCTGATTACAGCAACAGAGACACTATTTAAAATCCATGACAAAGATGTGCCCCTTTCCTATTATATTGGAATTCTTG GAATGCCGGGTTTGACTGCTTATGCTGGCTTCTATGAAATATGCTCTCCTAAGAAAGGGGAGTTTGTTTTCATCTCAGCAGCCTCTGGTGCAGTTGGTCAGCTTGTTGGGCAGTTTGCAAAGTTGTTAGGTTGCTATGTTGTTGGAAGTGCTGGAAGCAAAGACAAG GTTGATTTGTTGAAGAATAAGTTTGGCTTTGATGATGCTTTCAACTACAAAGAAGAGCTGGACTTGGATGCAGCTTTGAAAAG GTACTTTCCTGATGGCATTGATATTTACTTTGAAAATGTTGGAGGAAAAATGCTTGATGCAGTCCTGCTCAACATGAGGGTCCGTGGGCGAATTTCTGTTTGTGGAATGGTCTCACAATACAATCTCGAGCATCCGGAAGGTGTTCATAACTTGATGCATCTTGTGCCGAAACGCATTCATATGGAAGGGTTCTTGGTCTATGATTTCTTTCACCTGTTCCCAAAATATCTAGACATGGTTCTGCCTTACATCAAACGAGGAAAGATTGTGTACGTGGAAGACATAGCAGAAGGCCTTGAAAATGCTCCGGCAGCTCTAACTGGACTCTTTGCAGGCCGCAATATTGGAAAACAAGTGGTTGCAGTTTCTCATGAATGA
- the LOC118056094 gene encoding 2-alkenal reductase (NADP(+)-dependent)-like isoform X2, which translates to MDTDGGSSSETVQVRNKKFLLKHHINGLPKESDLHVTTETVVLKVPQGSNTVLVKVLYLSIEPYQYIRSRNIENPVVFSSYPPGSVITSYGVGRVLNSGHPGYKKGDLVWGTTGSEEYSLITEPETLFKIPDTDVPLSYYLGVLGMPGLTAYVGFYEFCAPKKGENVFISSAFGAVGQLVGQLAKLMGCYVVGSAGSKEKVDLLKNKLGFDDAFNYKEEKNLDAALKSKF; encoded by the exons ATGGACACAGATGGTGGTAGTTCTAGTGAAACTGTACAGGTGAGAAACAAGAAGTTTTTGCTGAAACATCACATCAATGGTTTGCCCAAAGAATCAGACCTTCATGTCACAACTGAAACTGTGGTGTTGAAAGTTCCACAAGGTTCAAACACAGTTCTTGTCAAGGTTCTTTACTTGTCCATTGAGCCATATCAGTATATTCGATCAAGAAATATCGAAAACCCTGTTGTCTTCTCTTCCTATCCTCCTGGCTCT GTGATCACCAGTTATGGAGTGGGTAGGGTTTTGAACTCCGGACACCCTGGCTACAAAAAGGGTGATCTTGTTTGGGGAACAACTGGAAGTGAAGAATACAGTCTGATTACAGAACCTGAAACCCTCTTTAAAATACCAGACACGGATGTGCCCCTCTCTTACTATTTGGGTGTTCTTG GTATGCCTGGTTTGACTGCTTACGTTGGTTTCTATGAATTTTGTGCACCAAAGAAAGGTGAAAATGTTTTCATTTCTTCAGCATTTGGTGCTGTAGGCCAGCTTGTTGGGCAGCTAGCAAAATTGATGGGTTGCTATGTTGTTGGTAGTGCTGGAAGTAAAGAAAAG GTTGATTTGTTGAAGAACAAGTTAGGGTTTGACGACGCTTTCAATTACAAGGAAGAGAAAAACTTGGATGCAGCATTGAAGAG TAAATTCTGA